The sequence TACCCTATGAGTCCAAGGGTGTGCAGGTTCTGTACCAAAAAATAACTCTCCAGTTTggtccaaaaaaggttaaaaaaacaactgttcttctattctgaagctgaagacgtttcacttcccatccaggaagctttctcaattcaaaatgtctggggtaatgtggagttccaagctttgtAGACTTGCTGGCGAGGTCTCATTAGAGCTCATTAGAGCTTCACCAACGTCTCTCCAGTTTGGGACAGAAACCAGAAACCTGTAATTTCTTGGAAAGTAAAGAATCCCTCAAGTACTGCTTAAATGCTGTGTGGTTTCTATAAGCAATCAattccaattcaattcaattcaaattcaaaaatgctttatttatcccaaagggaaacTAAACGTTGATGTAATTCATTTTGTCAAGGAGTTATTATAGATATTGATGGCTGTTGgaaggaaggatctcctgtagcggtccGTTTTACAATCAGAAGTAGACCTGCACATTTCAGAAAGTACTAACAAGTTACCTCATCATACAGCCAGGTCCCTGCAAGGAAGATGCAGAAagtaatctgaaaaaaaaaccacttAGTTGCAATGCCAGAATCATGAACTATGACAATATGATCAgtgttttctattgttttttttttatgttgctgtgaAACTTTGAATTAACTTTCCATCTTTTATCGTTGTGTCTGTCGTCTTGTCTTGTCCTCCTTCAGTACAGGAGAGCTTTAACTCCCGCTCCCTGGCCATGCAAGCCCAGAAGAAGATCCTGAGCAAGATGGCGACCATGGCGGTGGCCAACATGCTCACAGATGACACCAGCAGCGAGATCCTAGACGAGCTCTACAAAGCAACCCGGGAGTTCACCAAAAGCAAGAAAGAGGCCCACAAGATCATCAAGGACGTGATCAAGATTGCCCTGAAGATTGGCATCTTATACCGCAACCACCAGTTCAATCCAGACGAGCTGGACACAGTGGAGCGTTTCAAGAAGAAGATGAACCAGGCGGCCATGACGGCGGTGTCCTTTTATGAGGTGGAATATACCTTTGACAGGAATATCCTGGCGGAGCTCCTGCTGGAGTGCAGGGACCTGCTTCACACCCTGGTCGAGGGCCACCTGACCACACGCTCGCATGCACGCATCGATCACGTTTTCAACCATTTTGCCAACAGGGATTTCCTGGTGGAGTTGTACGGGGACGGAGAGGAATACAGACTCTCTCTAAGGAAAATCTGTAATGGCATCAACAAACTGCTAGATGAAGGAACGCTTTAACCTCGCGCACCTCTCCTCCTTCACCTCTGCTGCACCTCTCCCTGCTGGTGTGTCCTGCTTCTTTCCAATTTCCTTTTCATCTGCCCACCCCTGGCAGCAAGcatcccccccaccccgccTTCTCCTCGCGTCTCTTGTCTTCCTGTTTCTTCCGGATCCATTTTCCTTGAGGTTTCGGTAACATCCTGCCGCTGTGGTTCAGTGAGggaatttctttttcttttaaactgtcTCTTCACTCAGTGAATCATTGCTGCAACCCTGGGacaccatgtttcacattgtGCACATCGTTCCCTTTGTGTGCTAAAGTGTACGGTACCAACGGCCAAAATGC comes from Fundulus heteroclitus isolate FHET01 chromosome 4, MU-UCD_Fhet_4.1, whole genome shotgun sequence and encodes:
- the tnfaip8l3 gene encoding tumor necrosis factor alpha-induced protein 8-like protein 3 translates to MDSDSGEQSDGDISAVQESFNSRSLAMQAQKKILSKMATMAVANMLTDDTSSEILDELYKATREFTKSKKEAHKIIKDVIKIALKIGILYRNHQFNPDELDTVERFKKKMNQAAMTAVSFYEVEYTFDRNILAELLLECRDLLHTLVEGHLTTRSHARIDHVFNHFANRDFLVELYGDGEEYRLSLRKICNGINKLLDEGTL